The following coding sequences lie in one Apium graveolens cultivar Ventura chromosome 3, ASM990537v1, whole genome shotgun sequence genomic window:
- the LOC141714992 gene encoding uncharacterized protein LOC141714992: MWGMDILGPFPVASGQRKSIVVAIDYFTKWIEAKALAKITTKKIAQFFWENVICRYEIPRILVTNNRKQFDNAEFREYCNDNSIELRFTSVAHPHANWKAEVANRIILDGLKKWAECSRNTWVYELLPILWAYRTTCKVTIEATPFMLAYRAEVVVPLEITHGSHRIEVYEPETNEEGLRLALDLIDEGDLVLRKIEASGVGERGKLASNREEPYKVQKTLGRGSYNLETLNGDEVPRTWHASNLKAYYV; encoded by the exons GTGGTAGCAATAGACTACTTTacaaagtggattgaggctaaggcactagccaagataaccaccaagaaAATTGCCCAATTCTTCTGGGAGAATGTGATATGCCGGTATGAAATCCCACGCATCCTTGTCACGAATAATAGGAAACAATTTGATAATGCAGAGTTCAGAGAGTACTGTAATGATAACAGCATAGAACTTCGCTTCACCTCGGTTGCACATCCTCATGCAAACTGGAAAGCGGAagttgctaacagaatcatccttgatggacttaagaagTGGGCGGAATGCTCGAGAAATACTTGGGTGTATGAGTTGTTGCCTATACTATGGGCATATCGTACCACCTGCAAAGTGACAATTGAAGCTACCCCATTCATGTTGGCTTACAGAGCCGAGGTAGTGGTGCCCCTTGAGATCACTCATGGATCCCATAGGATCGAAGTTTACGAGCCAGAGACCAACGAAGAAGGCCTGAGGCTCGCCCTCGATCTCATTGACGAG GGAGATTTGGTTCTGAGGAAGATTGAGGCATCAGGCGTAGGGGAGAGAGGAAAGCTAGCCTCTAACAGGGAAGAGCCTTATAAGGTCCAAAAGACACTGGGACGAGGATCCTACAACTTAGAGACCCTGAATGGTGATGAAGTACCTCGTACTTGGCATGCTTCAAACCTGAAGGCTTATTATGTTTAG